One genomic window of Solanum stenotomum isolate F172 chromosome 9, ASM1918654v1, whole genome shotgun sequence includes the following:
- the LOC125876409 gene encoding auxin-responsive protein SAUR78-like, whose product MAKGGKLTKLKSVLKKMQSFKIGRVNGTAAVATHHHSSSEEENDSFSDENRCSGKNLFPVYVGKSRRRYLVSSDVIDHPLFRELVERSGESEEYITVGCEVVLFEHLLWMLENADPQPESLEELVEFYSC is encoded by the coding sequence atggcTAAAGGAGGCAAACTCACAAAACTCAAATCCGTGTTGAAGAAAATGCAATCCTTCAAAATTGGCCGCGTTAATGGCACCGCTGCCGTAGCAACTCATCATCATTCTTCCTCCGAAGAAGAAAACGATTCCTTTTCCGATGAAAATCGCTGCTCCGGTAAGAATTTGTTCCCGGTCTACGTCGGAAAATCTCGCCGCCGGTACCTAGTGAGCTCCGACGTCATCGATCACCCGCTATTTCGCGAACTTGTGGAAAGGTCCGGCGAGTCTGAAGAATATATTACAGTTGGATGTGAAGTTGTGCTGTTTGAACATTTGCTATGGATGCTTGAAAATGCAGATCCTCAGCCGGAGTCATTAGAGGAATTGGTTGAATTTTACTCTTGCTGA